The following coding sequences are from one Desulfosporosinus orientis DSM 765 window:
- a CDS encoding MogA/MoaB family molybdenum cofactor biosynthesis protein, producing MLRVGIITASDKGSRGEREDLSGQVLTKLVQDIEGEVVEYVVLPDEQAVLEKTMRLWADERCLDVILTTGGTGFSIRDVTPEATLAVADRLVPGIAEVMRMESLKVTPKAMLSRAVAVLRKRTLIINMPGSPKAVRECFAAIAPAIPHGIQILKGEASECASALKET from the coding sequence ATGCTTCGCGTAGGGATTATTACAGCAAGTGACAAAGGATCCAGGGGAGAACGAGAAGACCTTTCCGGGCAGGTACTCACCAAACTTGTTCAAGATATCGAAGGTGAAGTAGTGGAGTATGTTGTACTTCCTGACGAGCAAGCTGTTCTTGAGAAGACCATGCGGCTTTGGGCTGATGAACGGTGTTTGGATGTAATTTTGACGACAGGGGGGACTGGGTTTTCGATTCGGGATGTGACTCCTGAGGCAACATTAGCAGTGGCAGACCGCTTGGTTCCGGGCATCGCAGAAGTGATGCGGATGGAAAGTCTTAAAGTAACGCCTAAGGCTATGCTGAGCAGGGCTGTTGCTGTCCTTAGAAAGCGAACACTTATTATTAATATGCCTGGGAGTCCTAAAGCGGTACGTGAATGCTTTGCTGCCATCGCACCGGCAATTCCCCATGGAATTCAAATTCTTAAAGGGGAAGCCAGTGAATGTGCCTCAGCGCTTAAAGAGACCTAA
- a CDS encoding EamA family transporter codes for MAGLASAITNISFVKAVSYFPVGIVSTLIFCNVFVIMIISRIVFKSPITLRKVGAAIFAILGVCLVLDVFRQGFHHNFIGLYGYFLQFSPGHI; via the coding sequence GTGGCCGGACTGGCTTCAGCAATTACTAATATATCCTTCGTAAAAGCTGTAAGTTATTTTCCCGTGGGAATTGTTTCAACCCTTATATTCTGCAATGTTTTTGTGATCATGATCATTTCAAGAATCGTGTTTAAAAGTCCCATTACTTTGCGAAAGGTTGGGGCTGCTATCTTTGCTATCCTCGGAGTTTGTCTGGTATTGGATGTCTTTCGTCAGGGATTTCACCATAACTTTATCGGTTTATATGGGTATTTCTTACAATTCTCACCTGGTCATATTTAA
- a CDS encoding NYN domain-containing protein yields the protein MKAIAFVDYENIWTSLFERGYELSPDQLVRYLRAYAEQNNMYLLAIYLYANFDREEFRRTQTSFEKTNVFTRHVFGKNNFASTELRRNAADLELMLEAQEILLTRASTFDMFLLLTGDGDFLSLLRKIRAWGKEVKVIGVAGSVHHTLHSYCEEEDLLQWILYEKIEQEYCPEQDLEQGIKTLGTLQIRMAYVASTKARAALTECLGRSISQVKEFIRYALREDIVTEKEHRDTNLKIGKTKIYLLNLNNVKVQEVLGSICEQVAERQLKLMIE from the coding sequence TTGAAAGCCATAGCATTTGTCGACTACGAAAATATTTGGACTAGTTTATTTGAGAGAGGGTATGAATTATCACCAGACCAGTTAGTTAGGTATTTGCGAGCATATGCAGAACAAAATAATATGTATTTATTAGCTATTTATTTATACGCAAACTTTGATCGAGAAGAGTTCAGACGTACTCAAACATCCTTCGAGAAAACAAATGTCTTTACCCGTCATGTTTTTGGAAAAAACAATTTTGCAAGCACTGAACTTCGACGAAATGCGGCAGATCTTGAACTCATGCTTGAAGCTCAAGAAATCTTGCTGACGAGAGCCTCCACCTTCGATATGTTTTTGCTGCTTACAGGAGATGGAGACTTTCTTTCATTATTAAGGAAAATCCGCGCTTGGGGAAAAGAGGTCAAGGTTATTGGGGTAGCAGGAAGTGTTCATCACACACTGCACTCTTATTGTGAAGAAGAGGATCTATTACAATGGATACTCTATGAAAAAATTGAGCAGGAGTATTGTCCGGAGCAAGACCTGGAACAAGGAATTAAGACCTTGGGAACACTGCAAATACGAATGGCCTATGTAGCATCAACAAAAGCTAGAGCAGCCTTAACAGAATGCTTAGGAAGGTCGATATCACAAGTTAAAGAGTTTATTCGATATGCTTTGCGAGAAGATATTGTCACTGAAAAAGAGCATCGGGACACCAATCTGAAGATTGGAAAAACAAAAATATATCTGCTTAATCTTAATAATGTCAAAGTTCAGGAGGTGTTGGGTAGTATTTGTGAGCAAGTTGCAGAGCGGCAATTAAAATTAATGATAGAATAA
- the groES gene encoding co-chaperone GroES translates to MNIKPLADRVIIKALPMEEKTKSGIFMPDTAKEKPQEGEVVAVGPGKVEKGERIALEVKVGDRVIYSKYAGTEVKFDGEEYLILKEMDILAILG, encoded by the coding sequence ATGAACATTAAACCTCTCGCAGATCGGGTAATCATCAAAGCACTCCCGATGGAAGAAAAAACTAAGAGCGGTATTTTTATGCCGGATACTGCCAAAGAAAAACCCCAAGAAGGTGAAGTAGTAGCAGTTGGTCCTGGAAAAGTGGAAAAAGGCGAAAGAATTGCTCTAGAAGTAAAAGTTGGCGACCGCGTAATTTATTCCAAATATGCCGGTACTGAAGTTAAATTTGACGGAGAAGAATACTTAATTCTCAAAGAAATGGACATTTTAGCCATTCTGGGCTAG
- the groL gene encoding chaperonin GroEL (60 kDa chaperone family; promotes refolding of misfolded polypeptides especially under stressful conditions; forms two stacked rings of heptamers to form a barrel-shaped 14mer; ends can be capped by GroES; misfolded proteins enter the barrel where they are refolded when GroES binds) → MAKQIIFNQDARHALERGVNALAEAVRVTLGPKGRNVVLDKKFGSPLITNDGVTIARDIELEDPFENMGAQLVKEVATKTNDVAGDGTTTATVLAQAIIREGLKNVAAGANPMGIKRGIEQAVDVVVADIKANAKLVETSEAIAQVASISASDKTIGDLIAQAMEKVGKDGVITVEEAKGMTTELQVVEGMQFDRGYISAYMITDTEKMEAVLNDPYILITDKKISSIQDVLPVLEKVVQAGRQLLIIAEDIDGEALATLIVNKLKGTFVCVGVKAPGFGDRRKAMLEDIAILTGGTVITEDLGLKLENTTVEMLGRTRQVRVTKEETTIVEGSGNTEDIKKRVEAIKRQIEETTSDFDREKLQERLAKLAGGVAVIQVGAATETEMKEKKLRIEDALAATRAAVEEGIVSGGGTTLIDAIQALDTLQLTGDEATGVNIVRRALEEPLRQIANNAGHEGSVVVGKVRESGSRGIGFNAVTEAYEDMIAAGIVDPAKVTRSALQNAGSIAAMLLTTECLVSDIPVKDAAPGGMPPGMGGMGGMGGMM, encoded by the coding sequence TTGGCTAAGCAAATTATTTTTAATCAAGATGCGCGCCATGCTTTAGAACGAGGAGTCAATGCACTGGCTGAAGCAGTTCGCGTAACGTTAGGACCTAAAGGACGTAATGTAGTACTGGATAAGAAATTTGGATCTCCTTTGATCACCAATGATGGTGTTACCATTGCTCGTGACATTGAATTAGAAGACCCTTTTGAAAATATGGGTGCTCAACTGGTTAAAGAAGTTGCTACCAAAACTAATGATGTTGCTGGGGATGGAACCACAACTGCTACTGTTTTAGCTCAAGCTATTATTCGTGAAGGTCTTAAAAACGTTGCTGCAGGGGCTAACCCCATGGGAATTAAACGTGGTATTGAGCAAGCTGTTGATGTTGTTGTTGCAGATATCAAAGCTAATGCTAAGCTCGTTGAAACTAGTGAAGCAATCGCTCAAGTTGCTTCGATTTCCGCCAGTGACAAGACCATTGGTGATTTGATTGCCCAAGCTATGGAGAAAGTCGGCAAAGACGGTGTCATCACCGTTGAAGAAGCTAAAGGAATGACAACAGAGCTTCAAGTCGTTGAAGGAATGCAATTTGATCGTGGTTATATCTCCGCTTATATGATTACAGATACAGAAAAAATGGAAGCTGTACTGAATGATCCTTATATCCTTATCACTGATAAGAAAATCAGCTCCATTCAAGATGTTCTTCCAGTATTGGAAAAAGTAGTACAAGCAGGTAGACAACTGCTGATTATTGCCGAAGATATCGATGGAGAAGCTTTAGCAACCCTCATTGTCAACAAACTGAAAGGTACTTTCGTTTGTGTTGGTGTTAAAGCACCAGGCTTTGGAGATCGTCGCAAGGCTATGTTGGAAGATATCGCTATCCTTACCGGTGGTACAGTTATTACCGAAGATCTCGGCTTAAAGCTGGAAAACACCACTGTTGAAATGCTCGGACGTACTCGTCAGGTTCGTGTGACTAAAGAAGAAACCACGATTGTTGAAGGATCCGGCAATACCGAGGACATCAAAAAACGTGTTGAAGCTATTAAACGTCAAATTGAAGAAACCACTTCTGACTTTGACCGTGAAAAACTCCAAGAGCGCCTAGCAAAATTAGCAGGCGGTGTAGCAGTAATTCAAGTTGGTGCTGCTACTGAAACGGAAATGAAAGAGAAAAAACTGCGCATTGAAGATGCTTTAGCTGCAACTCGTGCCGCTGTTGAAGAAGGTATCGTTTCCGGTGGAGGTACAACTCTGATTGATGCTATTCAGGCTTTAGATACCCTCCAATTGACAGGGGACGAAGCAACCGGTGTGAACATTGTCCGTCGTGCTCTCGAAGAGCCCCTTCGTCAAATTGCTAACAATGCTGGTCATGAAGGTTCTGTAGTTGTCGGTAAAGTTCGCGAATCTGGTTCCAGAGGAATTGGCTTCAACGCAGTAACCGAAGCTTATGAAGATATGATCGCTGCTGGGATTGTTGACCCAGCTAAAGTGACCCGTTCAGCTCTCCAAAATGCAGGCTCTATTGCTGCTATGCTTCTGACCACAGAATGCCTGGTCTCTGACATACCGGTAAAAGATGCTGCTCCTGGCGGTATGCCCCCCGGAATGGGTGGCATGGGCGGAATGGGCGGCATGATGTAA
- a CDS encoding tyrosine-type recombinase/integrase — MYGLVYHSHNKHITLHSFRHTHISLLIEAGVDIKAIQQRVGHTDINTTMNIYAHMTKNMKEKASQAFSERMKGLSEKLIL, encoded by the coding sequence GTGTATGGTTTAGTTTACCATTCACATAATAAACACATTACACTTCATAGCTTTAGGCACACGCATATATCACTCTTAATAGAGGCTGGTGTAGATATCAAAGCCATTCAACAACGTGTTGGACATACCGATATTAATACAACCATGAACATTTACGCCCACATGACTAAAAACATGAAAGAAAAGGCCTCTCAAGCGTTCAGCGAACGAATGAAAGGCCTTTCCGAAAAACTTATTTTGTAG
- the istA gene encoding IS21 family transposase — translation MKGFKMYKQIQQLKEIGFTRSRAAKQLNINRETVTRYWNMTADEFAKQLYSINRELLLSKYEEIIISWLKQYPTMTAAQVCDWLKEHYKEDIKERTVSRYVKGLREEYNLKKSNHPRDYEAVEELPMGQQLQVDFGEKWMQSIDGQRVKIRFAAFVLAHARYKWAFFQTRPFTTSDLVSSCHQCFRYIGGMPLEMVFDQDSIVSVSENYGDIIHTFEFEKFRQECNLKVYLCRAADPESKGKIENVVKFIKYNFLENRLFADEEVLNSSFLKWLDRTGNAKIHGTTKKIPAKVFEDEREHLRPLLDIRLNGDVTICRNVRKDNTIVYDSNRYSLPLGTYNNQKEVSIEAKNEKLTIMTVFGEFICEHPISTGRGQLIKSTSHSRDITDSMDKAQTTVDKLLLFKATDFLQTIRTEKARYARDQFRLLQTLCDKYGIDDVLNAIKYCEVSKLFGITYVKDFLEHSAKPKQVIVLNAIPVSNNKYHVTTEKRSLDVYAKAGGNHE, via the coding sequence ATGAAAGGATTTAAGATGTATAAACAGATACAGCAACTTAAAGAGATTGGATTCACTCGATCTCGGGCTGCCAAGCAGCTGAACATAAATCGGGAAACCGTAACAAGATATTGGAACATGACAGCGGATGAATTCGCCAAACAGCTGTATAGCATTAACCGAGAACTGCTACTTTCAAAATATGAGGAAATTATCATCAGCTGGTTGAAACAATACCCAACAATGACAGCCGCACAAGTATGCGATTGGCTCAAGGAGCATTACAAAGAGGATATCAAGGAACGAACGGTCAGCCGTTATGTCAAAGGGTTACGAGAGGAATATAATCTTAAAAAATCCAATCATCCCAGAGATTATGAGGCTGTAGAAGAGCTCCCAATGGGGCAGCAGTTACAGGTGGACTTTGGTGAAAAGTGGATGCAATCCATTGATGGGCAGCGTGTAAAGATTCGCTTTGCAGCCTTTGTACTCGCTCATGCACGTTACAAATGGGCATTCTTTCAAACTCGGCCATTCACAACAAGCGATCTGGTTTCAAGCTGTCATCAGTGCTTTAGATATATAGGTGGGATGCCGCTAGAAATGGTATTTGATCAGGATAGTATCGTCAGCGTTTCAGAAAACTATGGAGATATTATTCATACCTTTGAGTTTGAGAAGTTCCGGCAAGAATGCAATTTAAAAGTATACCTCTGCCGCGCAGCTGATCCGGAAAGCAAAGGTAAGATCGAGAATGTGGTTAAATTCATCAAGTATAATTTCCTTGAAAACAGACTTTTTGCTGATGAGGAAGTTCTCAACAGTTCGTTCCTAAAATGGTTGGATAGAACCGGTAATGCGAAAATTCACGGCACTACCAAAAAGATACCAGCCAAGGTGTTTGAAGATGAACGTGAACACCTAAGACCTCTGCTGGACATCCGATTAAATGGTGATGTAACCATCTGCAGAAATGTTCGGAAAGATAACACGATCGTCTACGACAGCAATCGGTACTCTTTACCTCTCGGTACATACAACAACCAAAAAGAGGTCAGCATTGAAGCGAAGAATGAAAAATTGACGATTATGACCGTATTCGGTGAATTTATCTGTGAACATCCCATCTCAACCGGCAGAGGTCAATTAATTAAGAGCACCAGTCATTCCAGAGATATTACAGACTCGATGGATAAAGCTCAAACTACTGTTGATAAGCTGTTATTATTCAAGGCAACCGATTTTCTGCAGACAATTCGAACAGAAAAAGCACGCTATGCCCGTGATCAGTTCCGGTTGCTGCAAACATTATGCGATAAATATGGAATTGATGACGTACTAAATGCCATCAAATATTGTGAGGTGAGCAAACTCTTCGGAATAACGTATGTAAAGGATTTTTTAGAGCACAGTGCTAAACCAAAACAAGTAATCGTCCTGAATGCTATTCCGGTTAGCAACAACAAGTACCATGTAACTACAGAGAAACGCTCTTTGGATGTGTATGCAAAGGCAGGTGGCAACCATGAATGA
- the istB gene encoding IS21-like element helper ATPase IstB, which translates to MNERIERVNALVSGLHLVPVDLENLYAKKNNLTPLESVEVFLSEQQRLRTEKQNLIRRRRANLPAEKTLETFDFGFQRSVSKEQMLRLSDMTWVEQAFNICFLGPPGIGKTHLALSLAVQALNLGYAVAFTTLDELIITLKTSQISTASKRRIKILNSAALVIIDEVGFMPLSTIEANLFFGFVSSMSEKTSLIITSNKGFDEWVDFLGDATITTAILDRLIHHCEILNMTGNSYRLQHRKTITQK; encoded by the coding sequence ATGAATGAACGGATTGAACGTGTCAATGCATTAGTATCGGGACTGCATTTGGTCCCTGTTGATTTAGAAAACCTATATGCTAAAAAGAATAATCTCACGCCTCTCGAAAGCGTTGAGGTTTTCCTTTCAGAGCAACAACGTCTTCGGACCGAAAAGCAAAATCTAATTCGCAGAAGAAGAGCAAATCTACCCGCCGAAAAAACCCTGGAAACCTTCGACTTCGGATTCCAACGCAGCGTATCTAAGGAACAGATGCTAAGATTGTCCGATATGACTTGGGTTGAGCAAGCGTTCAACATTTGTTTTCTGGGCCCCCCTGGTATCGGAAAAACGCATTTGGCTTTATCCTTAGCGGTCCAGGCTTTAAACCTAGGTTATGCCGTAGCTTTTACGACCTTGGATGAACTCATAATTACACTAAAAACCTCGCAAATCTCGACCGCCAGTAAGAGACGAATAAAAATACTCAACTCGGCAGCACTGGTTATTATTGATGAAGTTGGCTTCATGCCACTTTCTACAATAGAAGCCAACCTATTCTTCGGTTTCGTGTCCTCAATGTCCGAGAAAACATCACTGATTATTACCTCAAACAAAGGATTCGATGAATGGGTTGACTTTTTAGGGGATGCAACAATTACAACTGCGATTTTAGACCGTCTTATCCACCACTGCGAGATTTTAAATATGACGGGCAACAGCTACAGACTCCAACATAGGAAGACTATAACCCAGAAATAA
- a CDS encoding site-specific integrase, which yields MYQSLIDTLSEEVSPNYLDSIHSTGSMIFKYALSKTLIKTNPLEHFSMPKKKEVVSEEDEESEVFLEGEELEEFLNVTIDFGLPNDLLIFTTLAYSGLRIGELVALKWNDIDFVENTLRVNKTYYNPTNHKSKFELLTPKTKGSKRIIDMDETVIKMFNEHKRLQKQLIMKNRLFYHDENFIFTGAEGYPLPLKLVMTRLQRLLKKMNINM from the coding sequence ATGTATCAATCACTAATTGATACATTAAGTGAAGAGGTTAGTCCTAACTATTTGGACAGCATCCACAGTACAGGAAGTATGATTTTTAAATACGCACTCTCAAAGACTTTAATCAAAACGAATCCTTTAGAACACTTCAGTATGCCTAAGAAAAAAGAAGTAGTCAGCGAAGAAGATGAAGAATCCGAGGTTTTTCTTGAAGGGGAAGAGTTAGAGGAGTTCTTAAACGTCACGATAGACTTTGGACTGCCTAACGACCTGCTTATCTTTACCACGCTAGCATATTCTGGATTACGTATTGGAGAATTAGTTGCTCTAAAATGGAATGACATTGATTTCGTCGAAAATACTCTTCGTGTTAATAAAACCTACTACAACCCAACAAATCATAAAAGTAAATTCGAATTACTCACACCTAAAACAAAAGGATCTAAACGTATCATTGATATGGATGAAACGGTTATAAAGATGTTTAACGAGCATAAACGACTTCAAAAACAGCTTATAATGAAAAACAGATTGTTCTATCATGATGAAAATTTTATTTTCACAGGAGCAGAAGGATATCCACTGCCTCTAAAACTCGTAATGACACGCTTACAACGCTTATTGAAAAAGATGAACATTAATATGTAA
- a CDS encoding Arm DNA-binding domain-containing protein produces the protein MAYIHKRGSTWSYQVNGGVDPATGKRNAITKGGFRTKTEAKHAAEQIEKDL, from the coding sequence ATGGCTTATATTCATAAACGAGGTAGCACCTGGAGTTATCAAGTAAATGGCGGTGTAGATCCTGCTACTGGGAAGCGAAATGCCATCACAAAAGGTGGATTCCGCACAAAAACCGAGGCAAAACATGCAGCAGAACAAATTGAGAAGGATTTATGA
- a CDS encoding helix-turn-helix domain-containing protein, producing MIRVELDQKAMRELFLQRIDEHIKTIDHEVFFMNSKQLQKYLNMSWNSIVEHLISDKKFPSLKLGSKWLFPRQEVDLYMLKYYEEVQKSGGEIQKFKRKV from the coding sequence ATGATTAGGGTGGAACTTGATCAAAAAGCCATGCGTGAGTTGTTTCTGCAAAGAATTGATGAGCACATCAAAACCATTGACCATGAAGTATTCTTTATGAACTCGAAGCAATTGCAAAAATATCTGAATATGAGCTGGAACAGCATAGTGGAACATTTGATTTCAGACAAGAAGTTTCCGTCACTTAAGTTAGGTTCAAAATGGCTATTCCCACGTCAAGAGGTTGATTTGTACATGCTAAAGTATTATGAAGAAGTACAGAAAAGTGGTGGAGAAATTCAAAAATTTAAGCGAAAAGTGTGA
- a CDS encoding ATP-binding protein gives MDVAVAKTESDRLEKLEHDELRERAKRLFDQSRMGARFKTRTFENFKVDNHNLKAFEAVKRYADNFRKYKDQGIGFILSGPYGSGKTHLAAALAIDLINKEVTVVIGTLISLLGKIRETYSEIWTQENELEILETYSTVDLLIIDDLGKERASEWSLEKLFSIVNTRYENNLPIIVTTNYSMDTLIDKLTTNKNSDVGESIVSRLHEMCRGIYLNAPDHRKEKK, from the coding sequence ATGGATGTTGCTGTTGCTAAAACGGAATCAGACAGGCTTGAAAAGTTGGAGCATGATGAACTTAGGGAGAGGGCCAAAAGACTTTTCGATCAGTCAAGAATGGGGGCTCGTTTCAAAACTCGGACCTTTGAAAACTTCAAAGTCGATAATCACAATTTGAAAGCCTTTGAAGCGGTAAAACGATACGCTGATAATTTCAGGAAATATAAAGATCAAGGAATAGGGTTTATTTTAAGCGGACCCTATGGGTCCGGCAAGACGCATTTAGCGGCGGCCCTAGCTATTGACTTGATAAATAAGGAAGTCACCGTTGTTATTGGCACACTGATAAGTCTACTGGGCAAAATTCGGGAGACCTACAGTGAAATATGGACTCAAGAAAATGAACTAGAAATACTCGAGACATACAGTACGGTTGATTTACTGATCATTGACGACTTGGGGAAAGAAAGAGCCTCAGAATGGTCATTAGAGAAGCTATTCAGCATCGTGAATACCAGGTATGAAAACAATTTGCCAATTATTGTAACGACTAATTACAGTATGGATACCTTGATCGATAAGCTTACGACTAACAAAAACAGTGACGTTGGAGAAAGTATTGTAAGCAGATTGCACGAAATGTGTCGAGGGATTTACTTAAACGCTCCAGATCACAGAAAGGAGAAAAAATAA
- a CDS encoding ABC-three component system protein, producing MNQTIGEQRADLIVNAEQANVTLVTNPFMSQILNTYRPHIQRFIEGFPLTVREILTETMNTTFTYMESFNEERFNHFLGQYNLGEVESHRKHEGLEPLLKLLVLLRAYYPDLTLISGSNLANIRLDNNSWRMLLYSMHRESMPSIVLGYVKRLFEGPGINRDLFPLIMDNYHNNPTKNLCVHCSGKTFSFSQILRNFGRGEYLGSFHGVESNSYSEMDKIIVHCSTCIHNKCEEAIDPEDLIKVIREVV from the coding sequence TTGAATCAAACAATAGGTGAGCAAAGAGCAGACTTAATAGTAAATGCAGAACAAGCTAATGTCACTTTAGTTACTAACCCTTTTATGTCACAAATACTTAATACATACCGTCCGCATATTCAAAGATTTATTGAGGGGTTTCCATTAACTGTTCGTGAAATATTAACGGAAACGATGAACACGACTTTTACATACATGGAGTCTTTTAATGAAGAAAGATTCAACCACTTTCTCGGGCAATATAATTTGGGGGAAGTTGAGTCTCACCGAAAGCATGAAGGATTAGAGCCCCTACTAAAACTGTTAGTACTATTACGAGCTTATTACCCTGACCTTACTCTTATTTCGGGCAGTAATTTAGCCAACATCCGCTTAGATAATAATTCTTGGCGAATGTTACTTTATTCTATGCATAGAGAGTCAATGCCTTCAATTGTATTGGGTTATGTCAAAAGACTATTTGAAGGACCGGGAATAAATCGAGATTTATTCCCATTAATTATGGATAATTATCATAATAATCCAACAAAAAACTTATGTGTACACTGTAGTGGGAAGACTTTTTCTTTTAGTCAAATTCTTAGAAATTTCGGCAGGGGTGAGTATTTAGGTTCGTTCCATGGTGTAGAATCGAACTCATATTCAGAGATGGATAAAATCATTGTGCATTGTTCAACTTGTATTCACAATAAATGCGAAGAAGCAATCGATCCTGAGGATTTGATCAAAGTCATAAGAGAGGTTGTATGA
- a CDS encoding ABC-three component system middle component 1, with product MITTKIYDALEEIANIKKLEMPNSLTIDSLYGTEEKIYAISSYATEEELINKWELTSREVAVNVQSILVGEYSDLRWDIYLLLVVSEEEVSSTVRKKIENDRSFFRKIVLTSSDLTEISEKLFLTFNIGRENSRNDLIFNDKNFLTELKKCLSSRSIERLGEHFFEGNIPITKMLNLFRDKLTLEGGENAD from the coding sequence ATGATAACGACTAAAATATATGATGCACTTGAAGAAATTGCAAACATTAAAAAGCTAGAAATGCCAAATTCACTTACAATAGATTCTTTATACGGTACCGAAGAGAAAATTTATGCAATTTCCAGTTACGCTACAGAAGAAGAGCTCATTAATAAATGGGAGCTTACTTCTAGAGAAGTTGCTGTTAATGTTCAGAGTATTCTTGTAGGTGAGTATAGTGATCTTCGGTGGGATATATATCTGTTATTGGTCGTATCTGAAGAAGAAGTATCTTCAACCGTAAGGAAAAAAATCGAAAATGATCGTTCATTTTTTAGGAAGATAGTTTTAACATCATCCGACCTAACCGAAATAAGTGAAAAATTATTTTTAACATTTAACATTGGTAGGGAGAACTCTAGAAACGATCTGATTTTCAACGATAAAAATTTTTTGACTGAGTTAAAAAAATGTTTGTCTTCCCGATCTATTGAACGACTAGGGGAGCATTTTTTTGAAGGAAATATTCCGATCACGAAAATGCTAAATTTATTTAGAGATAAATTAACTTTAGAAGGTGGAGAAAATGCGGATTAG